From the genome of Candidatus Dadabacteria bacterium, one region includes:
- a CDS encoding DUF1285 domain-containing protein, protein MKNRQENKKPRIFIDSRGRWFHDGVRITHRWTYLENNKNLDIDTDGKLFVQEQGSRVYVECEDTPFVVTMVTKTKNGFSIRLNDESGEELDLTTLTIAEQNIPYVRVKNGKFEARLLSAAYYELMKYAGKDEKGFYLESGRSRSYLHHNSRTV, encoded by the coding sequence ATGAAAAACAGACAAGAGAACAAAAAGCCCAGGATATTCATAGACAGTCGTGGCAGGTGGTTTCACGACGGGGTCAGAATAACCCACAGGTGGACATACCTTGAGAACAACAAAAACCTCGACATAGACACAGACGGAAAGCTTTTTGTTCAAGAACAAGGGAGCAGGGTTTACGTCGAGTGCGAGGATACCCCTTTTGTTGTTACTATGGTCACCAAAACGAAGAACGGTTTTTCCATAAGGTTAAACGACGAATCCGGGGAAGAACTGGATTTGACGACTCTCACCATAGCCGAGCAGAACATACCTTACGTAAGAGTAAAGAACGGGAAATTCGAGGCTAGGCTGCTTAGCGCGGCCTACTACGAACTAATGAAATACGCAGGAAAAGACGAGAAAGGCTTTTACCTGGAATCCGGACGGAGCAGATCCTATCTGCACCACAACTCAAGAACCGTCTAA
- a CDS encoding secondary thiamine-phosphate synthase enzyme YjbQ, whose translation MKSHTEYLWFNTDKKREFVHITPTVRQIVQQSGITEGFVLVSAMHITASVFVNDLEQGLFEDIWEWLEGISPFREDYKHHHTGEDNGDAHLKNLLMHHQVVVPVTEGDLDLGPWQEIFYGEFDGKRRKRVVVKAIGI comes from the coding sequence TTGAAATCTCATACCGAGTATCTTTGGTTTAACACGGACAAAAAAAGAGAGTTCGTTCATATAACTCCGACGGTAAGACAGATCGTGCAGCAAAGCGGCATAACAGAGGGTTTTGTCCTCGTATCCGCGATGCACATAACGGCTTCTGTCTTCGTAAACGACCTCGAGCAGGGGCTTTTTGAGGACATTTGGGAGTGGCTTGAAGGCATCTCCCCCTTCAGGGAAGATTACAAACATCACCACACCGGAGAAGATAACGGTGACGCTCATCTGAAAAATCTCCTCATGCACCACCAAGTGGTGGTTCCCGTGACGGAAGGAGACCTTGACCTCGGCCCCTGGCAAGAAATCTTCTACGGGGAGTTTGACGGCAAGAGAAGAAAAAGGGTGGTCGTGAAAGCTATCGGGATATGA